Within Fusarium fujikuroi IMI 58289 draft genome, chromosome FFUJ_chr08, the genomic segment CGCAGGAAGGCCCCTTCGGATATATAGCTTATCCCATCGTCAATCCGGGGGGCGTGGGGAAAGCAGAATAATAATCCGGGGATGGGTGTGGAGAAGGCGAGGGTGAGGTCATTCCAACTCGTTTCGCATGAGGAATAAAGAAGTGACAGGGGTTGTGGTAGTTCATCATGAGTCAGTTGAGGTTTTGTTTGGAGAAGCATCCGACACGCGAGCCGATGCGATGGCGAGAGGCGATTGGTCCCTTGGTCATGCGGGGATACTTGGCTAACAAGATTGGTAATTTAGGCGAAGGATGTACCGAATTTTCCAAGGCATCGTATGACCTTGTTCCATGTTTGAGCGAAAACTAATGCCGGAATAGATTCATTATCAGTCAGAGAATGGTTCTTAGCTGAATTGACTATGGTCTGATGGTTGACAACCGGCTCGCAGCTCGGTTCATAGCGGAATGTTCATGATGAATACCAGACTAACATTCCCGACCCTTTGATCCGGAACAAGATCCGGTAATGAGAATAGACAGAAGAAAATGAGAGTCAAAGAGCATCACGTGTGTATGAGATAGTCGAATTCGCGAAGTATGAAGTCTCAATGACACCAAGACTCGCAATTGCCATGATAGTGTTTGCTGTTTGTATTGTTGTGGGGTCCATAAGGCTAGGTAGTAGAGTATACCATCTGATGGTTTACTATTGAAATTTGGTATGAAAATGTACTTGAATATTCTTGAATTCTTTCTTTCATATGCCCTTTACGTCAAATTGCATTGTATCATCTCCAAAACACCCTCTAGATATTCTCTGCCCTCTTGCCAAGGCCCTTCTCAACAGCCGACAGAGGCTCAACAACCTTGTGAATCCACTCTTGCTTACTCTCATCACTATACTTAGGATAAGGTCGTCTGCAGTGGCAGCTCTCGAGAGGATATCCTCGGAGCTTAGCAACAACCCACTTGGTACCGTTGATACCGCCCTTGGCAAATCCCCATTCCATCTTTGCCAACTCAAGCTGtgcagcctcagcctcctttGTCTTACCAGCCTTATACAGATCGTAGATCTGCAGACAGGTCTTGGGATACAAGTTCGCGACACCGGTGATGGTGCCTGTGCCTCCGACAGAGAGAGCGGGAACGAGCCAGTCGCTCTGTCCAGCAAGAGCAAAGAACTCCTCGGGCTTAAACTGAGCTGCTATGCGAGCAACCTTTGCGATGCCACCACATGTCAACTTCACGCCAACAATGTTGGGGTGCTGGCCCAGACGCTCGAGCATCTCTGAGTTGACGTCAAGGCCAGCGACAACACCAGGGAAGTTGTAGATGACGACGGGAACAGGGCTCGCCTCGGCGAGCTCTTCGAAGAAAGCCACGATGGCATCTTGTGTCATGGCAAAGTGGAAGTAGCTGGGAGTGAGAACAAGGACAAAGTCGGCGCCAGCTTCCTTAGCGAGCTTTGTCTCGTTAATGGCATCTCGTGTGGTTTGTGATGAGGTGCCCAGTGTGATTGTGATATCGGGACGGCCAAGGGAGACTGCGATCTCTCGAGTGGTTCGGATGAGCTGTGACTTTTCGGCGGCTGAGAGTGTGACGGCCTCTCCGTTCGTTCCAGCAATAACGACTGCAGTTTGTTAATTTGATTCATGTGATTCATTCGTCTGAACATACTTCCGTCAAGACCAGAGCTTATTAAGAACTCGAtgtgcttcttctgaacGTCCCAGTCGATCTCTTGGTTGGCATTATTGGCAAACCAAGTCAGAGAGGGAACGTGAATTCCGCCAGGGAATGGCTTGCTCGTTGTCGCGATTGAACCCATTGTGAATAATTGAGATTAGATGCTGGGATACTGCTTGTTCAGATCACAAGATGTTTgaatgaagaatgaagaacaagatcagAACAAAGATGATCAATCGTCTCAAGATCAATGGAGAGGGTTTTGTTCCACACTCCGATATTGTGGAGATATTCTTTCTGCCCCCATCGGATCCACGGGTATCATGCCACGTCCCATGCGGGGATCGATGCAATTCATGACCATGATGGTTTGTCGGTTCGTCCAAGTGCTAAGACCCATCCCCAGCTTCATCCACTTTAGCATCATGCGGGGAAGTTGGAGACAGCCACATCCGATCGGCTCGACGAGTGTGGGTGGGGCATCGAGCCGAGCGTCAACTCGAActgttgaagaacaagagaagagaagctAGAGAAGCTATGCATGCCAAGTCGCATGATATTAGTGGCATGAGCCATGGGAACTAGTTTGTCCCGATCTGTCGGATGCATATGCGAAGCTAGCTAAATGGTAGTTGGAGTTGCAGAAAGGTTGGTGAGCGACCATTGGTGGTAATTCATTGGCGATGTTCCGTGCTTGTCCAAGGAGCAAGCCGTTACAAGCCGACCATGTCCCAAACAACTCAGACAATGGCAAAGCATGAGTTGAAAACGGCATGCATTACGGCCCGGATATCCATTCGTGCCTTGGCAGCgtcttgtcgagcttgaaCCTCTTCCAACACTTGCGCCGTGATGCGCGCGTTGCCAGCAACCTTTTCCATTCTGAGAATTTGAGTCTTTATCCACGCCTTTTCGTTGGCGTCTTGCTCTTCGACTCCTAGCATCAGCAGCGGCCATAGCATGTTGACGGGAAGAGTATCCTCAGGGTCCAAGTCCGCCACAATTTGTCTAGCGAGATTTCGAATCTGGTCTAATGCCTCGGACGCTTCCTTCGTCAGGGGAAGGTTCTTGTAGGCAACGCGGTGAAGGTGGACTTTGCTAGCGTAATAGTTCGAGAGGTACGTTCGAAATGCTCGCGTGATGACAAAAGCTAGATGCTTCGAGACGTGAggctccttgagcttgcctGCCACAGCAAAATCCATCAATGGTGGACGGTGTTCGTATAGAGTTCGCAAATCCGCCGCTATGACCGTACCGATGTTCATGACTTCGATTTCGTCTTCGACCGTCCCTCGAGAACGATGCCAGGGGTCTATCTTTGATATCCTCCCCATGAAGCTTTGGACTTTTTGGTAGAACACAACGCCAGGCTGATACAACACTTGGAACAATACGTCCTCGATGTCATCAGTGGGATCTTTCgaaacttcttcaagctcaccatCGAAACTCGCGGGTGATGCTTCTACCAAAAGAACTTCGTCGTCTTTGGTGAGGAAAAGACCAGAGCCACCAGCCGTTACCGCCCGACCA encodes:
- a CDS encoding related to dihydrodipicolinate synthase; protein product: MGSIATTSKPFPGGIHVPSLTWFANNANQEIDWDVQKKHIEFLISSGLDGIVIAGTNGEAVTLSAAEKSQLIRTTREIAVSLGRPDITITLGTSSQTTRDAINETKLAKEAGADFVLVLTPSYFHFAMTQDAIVAFFEELAEASPVPVVIYNFPGVVAGLDVNSEMLERLGQHPNIVGVKLTCGGIAKVARIAAQFKPEEFFALAGQSDWLVPALSVGGTGTITGVANLYPKTCLQIYDLYKAGKTKEAEAAQLELAKMEWGFAKGGINGTKWVVAKLRGYPLESCHCRRPYPKYSDESKQEWIHKVVEPLSAVEKGLGKRAENI